In one Culex quinquefasciatus strain JHB chromosome 2, VPISU_Cqui_1.0_pri_paternal, whole genome shotgun sequence genomic region, the following are encoded:
- the LOC119766117 gene encoding uncharacterized protein LOC119766117: MAVRRFVGRRGSPVEIHSDNGTNFQGASRELKEEIATIGQGLAATFTNSNTKWIFIPPSAPHFGGSWERLVRSVKVALRSLCSDRNPNDETLLTVVAEAESIVNSRPLTSPNHFLLLSSSGVAQPPRVLSEPTKTTRSNWNLARQLVDNFWRRWISEYLPTIANRTKWHSEAKAIKVDDQVLVVNDGERNGWTRGRVLSVIPGRDGRVRQVTVQTTTGVLRRPVSKLAVLDIKGDGTATPHNEPEVRYGSGDVGETASPDIKEVVGNPSSDNRRITPTSAEEKCQRRSSRLAKQGKI; encoded by the coding sequence ATGGCCGTGCGACGATTTGTTGGGCGCCGCGGATCACCGGTGGAAATACATTCGGACAACGGGACAAATTTCCAGGGAGCTAGCAGGGAGCTGAAGGAAGAAATCGCAACTATCGGCCAGGGACTAGCGGCAACCTTCACCAACTCAAACACCAAATGGATTTTCATCCCGCCGTCCGCGCCACACTTTGGTGGCTCGTGGGAGCGATTAGTGAGATCAGTTAAAGTCGCGCTTCGTTCCTTATGTAGCGACCGTAACCCGAACGACGAGACGCTGCTGACCGTCGTGGCTGAAGCAGAATCAATAGTTAATTCTAGACCTCTAACTTCTCCGAACCATTTTTTGCTGCTCAGCTCAAGTGGAGTGGCTCAACCCCCCCGTGTACTCTCGGAGCCAACGAAGACAACGCGTTCGAATTGGAACCTGGCCCGCCAACTGGTGGACAACTTCTGGCGTCGATGGATCAGCGAGTACCTTCCTACGATCGCCAACCGGACGAAGTGGCACAGCGAAGCAAAAGCAATCAAGGTAGACGATCAAGTGCTTGTCGTCAACGATGGTGAGCGGAACGGCTGGACCAGAGGACGAGTTCTGTCGGTGATTCCAGGGCGAGATGGACGTGTACGCCAGGTCACAGTCCAGACTACTACGGGAGTACTACGGAGACCTGTATCAAAACTGGCAGTGCTGGACATTAAAGGTGATGGTACCGCGACGCCGCACAATGAGCCGGAAGTGCGCTACGGGTCGGGGGATGTTGGCGAAACTGCCAGCCCTGATATTAAAGAGGTTGTCGGAAACCCCTCGTCGGATAACCGTCGCATCACCCCTACCAGTGCCGAAGAGAAGTGTCAACGACGATCGAGCCGATTGGCAAAGCAggggaaaatttag
- the LOC6033780 gene encoding uncharacterized protein LOC6033780 yields the protein MLYLKYLTVLKIILLLMLQQTQAQFKILGITSGRSNNGDVALVQIKPLQPNVSEPVQSRSFGDEPIMMVESSMTPNTTVRIISMPTEAPVESQTSKIIKLQIMDSLPARNISTREGKLQNSGNHRTDNDIINIAPLQRPTIATSTLASPTSSHRRRATGSVKLTGDSEMFFIHKPSSPAPFKKQHQSKENDVIADYVIQRYKRRKYKSKCRCERIWNCPRIQISIARCAPDYFMCCF from the exons ATGCTGTACTTGAA atatttaacagtgctgaaaataaTACTGCTGCTCATGCTGCAACAGACTCAGgcacaattcaaaatattaggaATCACTTCCGGCCGGTCAAACAACGGCGATGTCGCACTTGTGCAAATCAAACCATTGCAACCAAACGTGTCTGAACCAGTCCAGTCTAGATCGTTTGGAGACGAGCCGATAATGATGGTGGAGAGCAGCATGACTCCAAATACCACAGTGAGAATAATATCGATGCCAACCGAAGCACCCGTCGAGTCCCAAACGAGCAAAATCATCAAACTTCAAATCATGGACTCGTTGCCGGCTCGGAATATCTCAACCCGGGAGGGCAAACTACAAAATTCCGGAAACCATCGAACGGACAACGACATCATCAACATCGCTCCTCTGCAGAGACCCACGATCGCAACGTCCACGCTGGCCAGTCCCACGTCCTCACACCGCCGGAGGGCCACCGGTTCCGTCAAACTGACAGGCGATTCGGAGATGTTCTTCATCCACAAACCCTCGTCACCGGCGCCCTTCAAAAAGCAGCACCAAAGCAAGGAAAACGACGTGATTGCCGACTACGTGATCCAACGGTACAAACGCCGGAAGTACAAGTCCAAGTGTCGCTGCGAGCGAATCTGGAACTGTCCGCGGATTCAGATCTCGATCGCGAGGTGCGCCCCCGACTATTTTATGTGCTGCTTCTAG